CCGACGATATGCTTCTTCTGCTCCGGGGTGAATCCCTTGTCGCAGAGGCTAGCGAACTGATAGAGGGAGATCGATTGACCGACTTGGATCTCAGCCAGGGCAACGAGCTCGCGAGTTTCGTCGGCCGTGAGGCCGAAGCTCTTTTGGAGCGCGTCCACGATCGCATATCGCTCTTCATCGGCCAGCTCGAAGTCGGCTCGGGATACTTCGATCAGTAAGGCGGCAGTCGCCAGCTGCAATCTCTGCTCCAGCGAGTCGGGCGGTGCATCGTCATAGATGATTCTCGCGGTGAAGAACTCCTGTATCGTGCGGATCACGGGATGGATTGTACTTCACCGCTCGCGGAGCCCGTGCGACGGGGGAGACGGTCGACTGCCCAGAGCGTGAGGGCACCGAACCCCATGAGCGCCACGACCGTTCGAACGATCGATCCCAGTAGAGGGATCATTCCCACGAGGTGAATCAGGAACAGACCGAGAGCGAGCCTTCCCAGCACCTCGCCCATGGTTGCCGTCGGGCCCAGAATCTCGCGCCCGATATAGGCGCCGACGTAAGCTTGGCCGAGATAGAGTCCGAACACCAACAAGAAGAAGATAACGAGGGACAGCGGGATGCCCACGATCGTCACCAAAGCCACCAGACCCAGCGTGAGTGTCACGACGACCGACAGCACACCGACGACGAGGCTCTTGGTGTGGCCCGGAAGGTGGACGGTCGTCACCGCTTCGGTCACGGCAGGGCCTGCGAGAAGGACCACCGCACCGAGCAGGAACGCCGCCGCCCAGAATGCGATGAAGGCCGTGACCGACGGCAGACGAAAGGTGAAGCCATCCTCGTCTTCCGCTCTCTCGAAGGCGACCGGCGAGGCGAGCTCGGCCTCGGGCGAGACCATGGGCTCCTTGCCGCCGTGGAATCTCGTCTCACCGGCGATTACCGCTTCGGGCCCGATTGTCAGCTCCTCACCCGCGAGCAGCGCCGAACCACCAATGCTTCCGTTGAGGTCGTGAGTCTGCGCCGCAGCGAGAAAATCACGACCAACCGGTGCCTCGATCGAGATCCTCCGCCCGGCGCCGGTAAAGCTACCGGTGACCCGCGCTTTCGGCAGCAGCTCCAACGACTCGCCGGCGGCGGTCACGTTTCGCCCCACGGGTCCTTCGATCCGTAAGGCCTGGCAGCCCACTCGTACGCTTCCCCAGACTTCGCCCGCGATCTCGATTTCTCCGGCGAATCCAAGAACGTCGCCTTCGACCCGTCCCGCGAGCTCCACGTACTCGGCCACGACGATTAGATCACCGGCCACGACGCCATCGATGGTGACGCGATGTGCCACAACCACGAGGTCGTTGTCGATACGCTCGTCGGCGCGCAGAACGTAGGTGTCCTCGTGCAACTGGATGACCGCACCCGACGCTGGACCCGGCGAGAGAAGTGCCGCGAGCAGGACGATTCCCAGTCCGACGGGCGACGATCGATGTTTCCGCCAAGCCCACAAGATGCTGGCAACGACGGCGAACCCGACGACGAGAATCGAGGCCACCTGCACGAGGGAGCCGAGCATCTCCGACCACCCGCGGAAGAGAACACTGCGAATGAGGAGCCTCGTCACCAGGCTCGAGCCATCGCCGCCGGAGGCTTCCGCGGGAATCAGGCGGCCCCAGATCGCAGAGATGGTCAGCGCCGCGAGGGCGATGGCGGCCGCCAGCAGCCAGGATAGATTCGTCCCCGGTCGGACCGAATCGGGAAGCCATTCGTTCGTGCCGCGAAGCGCGGATCGCATCAATTCGGTCTCCGATTTCAAGGTTTCATGAGAAGACTGGCAACGCGCGCACCCGAGCAGGTGAGTGCGAGCTGCCCGCTCGCGCTCGGGCGAGAGCTCGCCGTCGGCAAGACGAAGCAGGGTAAGTTCATCGGTATGTTTCAACGCGATTCCAGCATCTTTCTCAGCGTTCGCCGTGCCCGCAGCAACAAGACCCCGACGAAGTTGGACGAGGCATCCAGGACCTGAGCGATCTCTTCATAGCTCATGTCGGCGAAGTAACGGAGTACGATCGCGAGCCTCGAGCGGTCGTCGAGCCCGCCAACCGCTTCTCGGACCCTGGATCGGCTCTCTCGTGCGAGCACCGCCTCCTGAGGCGAGGGGCTCTGATCCTCCAGCTCGGCGAGGGTCGAGTCGACGTCATCGATTGGGGCGAGGCGCCGTTTTTTTCGCAGCTCGTCCCAGCAATGATTGGCGGCGATGCGGTACAACCACGGAGCGAAGGGGCGAGTCGTATCGTACTGTTGAAGACGGAGGCGGGCCTTCAAGAATATCTCCCCGGTGGCGTCCTCGGCGTCTTCCACGCTCAAGAGTGCTCTTTGACAAAGTCTGAAAACCAGAGGCGCCATTTGCTCGTAGATCTTTCCCCACGCCGCGGTACTTCCCGAGCGCGCCAGCCTTGCCAGGCCTTCGAGCTCCCCGCGAGCGGCCATTGCTTCTAGTAGTACTCAGTGCCGTGGTGGGACCGCAATCGACCGGCCGCCACCGCTCGGCAGGCTGGGCCACCTTCTGCCACTACTAGTTACCTACGCTCGAGCGGGCAAGAAAATTACGTCCGCGACCCGAAAAGAAGGCTGTCGGAGAGGGTCGGCTTGGGTTTTCGTCTCGGGGGAGAGAAAGGGTCAGGTGTTCTGCCGCGTCCAGGTGACCGCCCACAGGCGGCCGCTGACGGTCCGCGCGATCCCGAGGTACCGGTTCAAGGCGTGGGCGCGGCCGAGCGAAGGAAACGTGGGCTTCGCCCGAGGCACGAGATGCTGGAGCTCCCGACGCAGGCGGCGGTCGTTCGAGTGGAGTAACAGGCCGCGCCGGACCGTCTCGACGGCCTCGCCACGTCGTCCGCAGGCCGTCAAGGCGCGGGCCAGATTCAGATACAGGACACTGGACCGGCGGCCATTCTTGTGAACGGCTTCCTGGCAGAGGGCAACACTCGATTCGTCCCGGTGGGTGATGGCTCGTAGCAAACCATAATAGGAGAGATGCGCAGGATCTTTGCTTCCCTGGTCGACCAGTCGGCCTAGCTCGCTGGTTGCCAGACGGAACCGCCCCTCTCGGTAGTCCCCGAGGGCCTGCTCGAAGATTCGCTGGCGCTCGCTCGCGTCCATACCCGATCCGATGAATTGCGCTCGTTTCCATTTCAGGATAAGACGCATTGCCCGATGGCGTCAACTCGGAAACGTGCGGTTTGGTGCGATCTCCCTTGACATCCGCCACCCGAATAGGTTACCAACATATTGCCCCCACGAGGCCGCATCACCTGCGTCCGGCGAGACTTCCGGCTCGCTTGTGGAATCCGGAGTTCATACGTGGGGGAATCATGGACCGCCAGCAATTCATCAAGGTTCTCGAGGGGTGCATCGAGAGTGCCACCGGCCGGCAGTATCCCGAGATCGATTTTGGGAAACTCTCGAATCAGGGACTGATTCAGTGCGCGGAGTTGATTCGAGATCTGCTGGAAAGACGAGTCCGCTCGCAGGTGCCCGACGTCTCCGACGGTCAAATGCACTGACCGCGAGCCAGCAAGGGACCCGCGCGGAAGCGCGCGCCGCCAATGCGTTCGCGAAGGTCTCAACTAGAGTCTGCCCGCGGACGGAGGACGATCGCCCGGAAGCCCGTTTGACGGACCTTCGGGCACGGACTCATTCCGAGGACACGGGCTCGGGCGCGACCTTGGTTCTCCCGGAGACGATGAGCCACTCCCCGCTCCCGCGGCTCGCGACGACCGTGTAGAAGCCCTCCGTGGGAAGGTTCTCGCCGACAGAGCCTTCGACGCGCCAGACGCCGTCGGACACCACTACATCGGGCGAAACGAGGTGGAAAGTCGTTCGCTCGATCGATAGGGAGGTGCCGGGATAGCCCTCGAGGGTCTGAGCGATGCTCGCCTCGATCGCGGAACGGCCCTCGAAGGTCTGTCCGGCGAAGTCGATCACATCGGCGTCCTCGGCGTAGATCGAGGCACACATCGCGGCGTCGCCCGCCTTCCATCCTTCGACGTACTTGGCCGCCAGCGCGTCGATTGCCTCCTCGGCATCCGGGCCTTGGGCTCCGAGCCAACCGGCGAAAACCAGGAGGGCGCAACCCACCGCGAGACTCCGGGTGTTGATTACGTGTTTCATCGGGTTTCTCCTACGTCGTTCCCGGTGCCGGGGTCATCGGCCTCGAGCAGCGAATCATCCAGTTGCCGTC
The Vicinamibacteria bacterium DNA segment above includes these coding regions:
- a CDS encoding TerB family tellurite resistance protein, with protein sequence MIRTIQEFFTARIIYDDAPPDSLEQRLQLATAALLIEVSRADFELADEERYAIVDALQKSFGLTADETRELVALAEIQVGQSISLYQFASLCDKGFTPEQKKHIVGLLWAVALSDERLDVGEEYLIRKIAKLLHVSHRDFIDEKLRAKASR
- a CDS encoding sigma-70 family RNA polymerase sigma factor — encoded protein: MAARGELEGLARLARSGSTAAWGKIYEQMAPLVFRLCQRALLSVEDAEDATGEIFLKARLRLQQYDTTRPFAPWLYRIAANHCWDELRKKRRLAPIDDVDSTLAELEDQSPSPQEAVLARESRSRVREAVGGLDDRSRLAIVLRYFADMSYEEIAQVLDASSNFVGVLLLRARRTLRKMLESR
- a CDS encoding polymer-forming cytoskeletal protein yields the protein MKSETELMRSALRGTNEWLPDSVRPGTNLSWLLAAAIALAALTISAIWGRLIPAEASGGDGSSLVTRLLIRSVLFRGWSEMLGSLVQVASILVVGFAVVASILWAWRKHRSSPVGLGIVLLAALLSPGPASGAVIQLHEDTYVLRADERIDNDLVVVAHRVTIDGVVAGDLIVVAEYVELAGRVEGDVLGFAGEIEIAGEVWGSVRVGCQALRIEGPVGRNVTAAGESLELLPKARVTGSFTGAGRRISIEAPVGRDFLAAAQTHDLNGSIGGSALLAGEELTIGPEAVIAGETRFHGGKEPMVSPEAELASPVAFERAEDEDGFTFRLPSVTAFIAFWAAAFLLGAVVLLAGPAVTEAVTTVHLPGHTKSLVVGVLSVVVTLTLGLVALVTIVGIPLSLVIFFLLVFGLYLGQAYVGAYIGREILGPTATMGEVLGRLALGLFLIHLVGMIPLLGSIVRTVVALMGFGALTLWAVDRLPRRTGSASGEVQSIP
- a CDS encoding SgcJ/EcaC family oxidoreductase yields the protein MKHVINTRSLAVGCALLVFAGWLGAQGPDAEEAIDALAAKYVEGWKAGDAAMCASIYAEDADVIDFAGQTFEGRSAIEASIAQTLEGYPGTSLSIERTTFHLVSPDVVVSDGVWRVEGSVGENLPTEGFYTVVASRGSGEWLIVSGRTKVAPEPVSSE